From the Aphelocoma coerulescens isolate FSJ_1873_10779 chromosome 10, UR_Acoe_1.0, whole genome shotgun sequence genome, one window contains:
- the DIS3L gene encoding DIS3-like exonuclease 1 isoform X1 produces the protein MLRTEKVLQLRGQQGRAVRVVREHYLRPDVPCRSALCRSAQCRAACTRDGKLLSDDVTHYVVPDCKVVQEYLEILEFPELKGIIFMQTACQAVQHQKGRRQYNKLRNLLKDPRHDCTVFANEFHQHCYLPREKGESMEKWQTRNIYSAAAWYYNHCLGQMPVVMVTEDEDAIRQYGNETEGVFVISFKNYLDNFWPDLKAAHELFDSIAQARRERESESQENHRKEYPEHLPVEILESGIKSGRYLQGTLNVNKHRAQLEAFVRLQGFGSKDTELQSDILIYGTKARNRAIHGDVVVVELLPVHEWKGRTVALCENETEDKAPADTTGDPMPTGKVVGIIQKNWRDYVVTFPSKEESQTQGRNAQKVLVTPWDYRIPKIRISTQQAEALQEYRVVVRIDSWESTSLYPNGHFVRVLGRIGDLEGEIAAILVENSISAAPFSEIQMSEMPVSSPKNPWKVSPEEEKKRLDLRDTHLIFSIDPKGCEDVDDALSVRTLANGNLELGVHIADVTHFVAANSYTDVEARARATTYYLADRRYDMLPSVLSADVCSLLSGVDRYAVSVLWELEKESYETLRVQYTRSLIRSAYKLEYETAQGLLDGDTSVVGDILELKSLDEGMRQKKLAELVWAISKLTDIARHIRAKRDRCGALELEGIEIRVQLDDRRNIHDLIPKQPLEVHETVAECMILANHWVAKRISEDFPHQALLRQHPPPRQEFFTELRECASAKGFSIDTRSNKALAESLDRANDPSDPIVNKLLRSMATHAMSNALYFSTGSCPEEQFHHYGLALEKYTHFTSPIRRYADIVVHRLLMAATLKGTTGDAKDNIISNKYLEELSRHINNRNRAAQRAQKQSTELFQCMYFRDRSAESDERCVADGVVYSIRTNGVLVFVPRYGIKGAAYMKNKEGLVISCQGAGSCQWKPGSLHRSQHKITSTTTTGDSVTLSLFDHITVRILVQTSRCHADTIKLEIIRNAPHHTADTEATQKSFHVVKSDLVKEVSQSAEEAQSAQERARVEVMDEESQEFCQTKGPSLYQLLEEIRELALLDVTEDITM, from the exons ATGCTCCGCACGGAGAAGGTTCTGCAGCTGCGGGGGCAGCAGGGCCGCGCCGTGCGGGTGGTGCGGGAGCACTACCTGCGCCCCGACGTGCCGTGCCGCAGCGCCCTGTGCCGCAGCGCCCAATGCCGCGCCGCCTGCACCCGCG ACGGCAAATTGTTATCAGACGATGTCACACACTACGTTGTCCCCGACTGCAAGGTTGTTCAGGAGTACCTGGAGATTCTGGAATTTCCAGAGCTGAAAGGAATTATTTTCATGCAAACAGCTTGTCAGGCTGTGCAACATCAGAAAGGACGCAG ACAGTACAACAAATTACGGAATCTATTGAAGGATCCCCGTCATGACTGTACTGTGTTTGCTAATGAATTCCACCAGCACTGCTACCTGccaagggagaagggagaatcCATGGAGAAGTGGCAGACCAG GAATATTTACAGTGCAGCAGCCTGGTACTACAATCACTGCCTGGGTCAGATGCCAGTTGTTATGGTAACAGAAGATGAAGATGCTATCAGGCAGTACGGAAATGAAACAGAAGGAGTGTTTGTGATTTCCTTCAAG AATTACTTGGATAACTTCTGGCCTGACCTAAAGGCTGCCCATGAACTCTTTGACTCCATAGCCCAAGCTCGGCGTGAACGGGAGAGCGAAAGCCAAGAGAACCACAGAAAAGAATATCCTGAGCACTTACCTGTGGAAATACTGGAGTCTGGGATCAAATCTGGAAGATACCTGCAG GGTACACTGAATGTCAATAAGCACCGAGCACAGCTGGAAGCTTTTGTTCGGCTTCAGGGGTTTGGCAGCAAAGACACAG AACTCCAAAGTGACATCCTTATTTATGGGACCAAGGCTCGGAATCGTGCAATCCACGGGGATGTGGTGGTGGTTGAGTTGCTGCCTGTGCATGAATGGAAAGGAAGGACTGTTGCCCTCTGTGAAAATGAGACTGAGGACAAAGCACCTGCAGACACCACAGGTGACCCTATGCCCACAG GTAAAGTAGTTGGAATCATCCAAAAGAACTGGAGGGATTATGTGGTCACTTTCCCTTCTAAAGAAGAGAGCCAGACCCAGGGCAGAAATGCTCAGAAAGTCCTTGTAACACCTTGGGATTACCGAATTCCCAAAATTCGGATCAGCACTCAGCAGGCTGAAGCATTACAG GAGTACAGAGTTGTCGTGCGCATCGATTCCTGGGAGTCAACTTCCCTCTATCCAAACGGACACTTTGTGAGAGTTCTGGGGAGAATTGGAGATCTCGAGGGGGAAATCGCAGCAATTCTGGTGGAGAACAGCATTTCTGCTGCCCCTTTCTCAGAAATCCAG ATGAGTGAAATGCCTGTGAGTTCTCCGAAGAATCCATGGaaagtgagtccagaggaggaaaaaaaacgcCTTGACTTGAGAGATACCCACTTGATATTCAGCATTGACCCCAAGGGCTGCGAGGATGTGGATGATGCTCTCTCTGTCAGGACTCTGGCCAATGGGAATCTCGAGTTGGGGGTGCACATTGCAGATGTGACTCACTTTGTGGCCGCAAATTCCTACACTGATGTTGAGGCCAGAGCAAG GGCTACCACGTATTACTTAGCAGATCGGCGCTATGACATGCTGCCCTCTGTCCTCAGTGCTGATGTGTGCTCCCTCCTCAGCGGGGTGGACAG ATACGCTGTGAGTGTCTTgtgggagctggagaaggaatcGTACGAGACACTGAGGGTTCAATACACCAGAAGCCTCATCCGCTCTGCCTACAAGCTGGAGTATGAGACAGCACAGGGACTGTTGGATGGAGACACGAGTGTGGTGGGGGATATCCTGGAACTGAAAAGCCTGGATGAAGGAATGAGGCAGAAGAAGCTGGCTGAGCTGGTTTGGGCCATATCCAAGCTCACCGACATAGCACGACACATCCGAGCTAAGCGGGACAGGTGCGGCGCgctggagctggaagggatcgAGATCCGAGTGCAGCTGGATGACCGACGGAATATCCATGACCTCATCCCCAAGCAGCCGCTGGAAGTGCACGAGACCGTGGCGGAATGCATGATCCTGGCCAACCACTGGGTGGCGAAAAGAATTTCCGAGGATTTTCCCCACCAAGCTCTCCTGCGGCAACACCCTCCACCAAGACAGGAATTCTTCACTGAGCTTCGGGAATGTGCCAGTGCCAAAGGCTTCTCAATAGACACACG GTCTaacaaagctttggctgagtcTCTGGACAGAGCAAACGACCCCTCGGATCCCATTGTGAACAAACTGCTGCGCTCCATGGCCACCCACGCCATGTCCAACGCCCTGTACTTCTCAACTGGTTCTTGTCCCGAGGAGCAGTTTCATCATTATG GGCTGGCCCTAGAGAAATACACTCACTTCACTTCTCCCATCAGGAGATACGCTGACATTGTTGTGCACAGGCTCTTGATGGCAGCGACCCTGAAGGGAACCACAGGGGATGCTAAGGATAACATAATCAGTAACAAGTATCTTGAGGAGCTGTCCAGACACATTAATAACAGGAATCGG GCAGCGCAGCGTGCTCAGAAGCAGTCCACAGAGCTCTTCCAGTGCATGTACTTCCGAGACAGGAGCGCCGAGAGCGACGAGCGCTGCGTGGCCGACGGGGTCGTCTACTCCATCCGCACCAACGGCGTGCTCGTCTTCGTCCCCCG ATATGGAATCAAAGGTGCTGCCTACATGAAAAACAAAGAGGGCTTGGTCATCTCCTGtcaaggggctgggagctgccagtgGAAGCCTGGGTCCCTCCATCGCTCTCAGCATAAAATCACCTCCACTACAACTACTGGAGACTCGGTGACCTTGAGCCTTTTCGATCACATCACA GTGAGAATCCTTGTGCAGACTTCCCGCTGCCACGCTGACACTATCAAGCTGGAAATCATCAGGAACGCACCGCACCACACTGCGGACACAGAGGCCACCCAGAAGAGTTTCCATGTGGTGAAATCTGATTTGGTGAAAGAAGTCAGCCAGTCTGCAGAGGAAGCCCAGAGTGCCCAAGAGAGAGCCAGGGTGGAAGTGATGGATGAGGAGTCCCAGGAGTTCTGCCAGACCAAGGGGCCCAGCCTGtaccagctgctggaggagatccgggagctggcactgctggatgTGACAGAGGACATCACGATGTGA
- the DIS3L gene encoding DIS3-like exonuclease 1 isoform X2 translates to MPRRLHPRQYNKLRNLLKDPRHDCTVFANEFHQHCYLPREKGESMEKWQTRNIYSAAAWYYNHCLGQMPVVMVTEDEDAIRQYGNETEGVFVISFKNYLDNFWPDLKAAHELFDSIAQARRERESESQENHRKEYPEHLPVEILESGIKSGRYLQGTLNVNKHRAQLEAFVRLQGFGSKDTELQSDILIYGTKARNRAIHGDVVVVELLPVHEWKGRTVALCENETEDKAPADTTGDPMPTGKVVGIIQKNWRDYVVTFPSKEESQTQGRNAQKVLVTPWDYRIPKIRISTQQAEALQEYRVVVRIDSWESTSLYPNGHFVRVLGRIGDLEGEIAAILVENSISAAPFSEIQMSEMPVSSPKNPWKVSPEEEKKRLDLRDTHLIFSIDPKGCEDVDDALSVRTLANGNLELGVHIADVTHFVAANSYTDVEARARATTYYLADRRYDMLPSVLSADVCSLLSGVDRYAVSVLWELEKESYETLRVQYTRSLIRSAYKLEYETAQGLLDGDTSVVGDILELKSLDEGMRQKKLAELVWAISKLTDIARHIRAKRDRCGALELEGIEIRVQLDDRRNIHDLIPKQPLEVHETVAECMILANHWVAKRISEDFPHQALLRQHPPPRQEFFTELRECASAKGFSIDTRSNKALAESLDRANDPSDPIVNKLLRSMATHAMSNALYFSTGSCPEEQFHHYGLALEKYTHFTSPIRRYADIVVHRLLMAATLKGTTGDAKDNIISNKYLEELSRHINNRNRAAQRAQKQSTELFQCMYFRDRSAESDERCVADGVVYSIRTNGVLVFVPRYGIKGAAYMKNKEGLVISCQGAGSCQWKPGSLHRSQHKITSTTTTGDSVTLSLFDHITVRILVQTSRCHADTIKLEIIRNAPHHTADTEATQKSFHVVKSDLVKEVSQSAEEAQSAQERARVEVMDEESQEFCQTKGPSLYQLLEEIRELALLDVTEDITM, encoded by the exons ATGCCGCGCCGCCTGCACCCGCG ACAGTACAACAAATTACGGAATCTATTGAAGGATCCCCGTCATGACTGTACTGTGTTTGCTAATGAATTCCACCAGCACTGCTACCTGccaagggagaagggagaatcCATGGAGAAGTGGCAGACCAG GAATATTTACAGTGCAGCAGCCTGGTACTACAATCACTGCCTGGGTCAGATGCCAGTTGTTATGGTAACAGAAGATGAAGATGCTATCAGGCAGTACGGAAATGAAACAGAAGGAGTGTTTGTGATTTCCTTCAAG AATTACTTGGATAACTTCTGGCCTGACCTAAAGGCTGCCCATGAACTCTTTGACTCCATAGCCCAAGCTCGGCGTGAACGGGAGAGCGAAAGCCAAGAGAACCACAGAAAAGAATATCCTGAGCACTTACCTGTGGAAATACTGGAGTCTGGGATCAAATCTGGAAGATACCTGCAG GGTACACTGAATGTCAATAAGCACCGAGCACAGCTGGAAGCTTTTGTTCGGCTTCAGGGGTTTGGCAGCAAAGACACAG AACTCCAAAGTGACATCCTTATTTATGGGACCAAGGCTCGGAATCGTGCAATCCACGGGGATGTGGTGGTGGTTGAGTTGCTGCCTGTGCATGAATGGAAAGGAAGGACTGTTGCCCTCTGTGAAAATGAGACTGAGGACAAAGCACCTGCAGACACCACAGGTGACCCTATGCCCACAG GTAAAGTAGTTGGAATCATCCAAAAGAACTGGAGGGATTATGTGGTCACTTTCCCTTCTAAAGAAGAGAGCCAGACCCAGGGCAGAAATGCTCAGAAAGTCCTTGTAACACCTTGGGATTACCGAATTCCCAAAATTCGGATCAGCACTCAGCAGGCTGAAGCATTACAG GAGTACAGAGTTGTCGTGCGCATCGATTCCTGGGAGTCAACTTCCCTCTATCCAAACGGACACTTTGTGAGAGTTCTGGGGAGAATTGGAGATCTCGAGGGGGAAATCGCAGCAATTCTGGTGGAGAACAGCATTTCTGCTGCCCCTTTCTCAGAAATCCAG ATGAGTGAAATGCCTGTGAGTTCTCCGAAGAATCCATGGaaagtgagtccagaggaggaaaaaaaacgcCTTGACTTGAGAGATACCCACTTGATATTCAGCATTGACCCCAAGGGCTGCGAGGATGTGGATGATGCTCTCTCTGTCAGGACTCTGGCCAATGGGAATCTCGAGTTGGGGGTGCACATTGCAGATGTGACTCACTTTGTGGCCGCAAATTCCTACACTGATGTTGAGGCCAGAGCAAG GGCTACCACGTATTACTTAGCAGATCGGCGCTATGACATGCTGCCCTCTGTCCTCAGTGCTGATGTGTGCTCCCTCCTCAGCGGGGTGGACAG ATACGCTGTGAGTGTCTTgtgggagctggagaaggaatcGTACGAGACACTGAGGGTTCAATACACCAGAAGCCTCATCCGCTCTGCCTACAAGCTGGAGTATGAGACAGCACAGGGACTGTTGGATGGAGACACGAGTGTGGTGGGGGATATCCTGGAACTGAAAAGCCTGGATGAAGGAATGAGGCAGAAGAAGCTGGCTGAGCTGGTTTGGGCCATATCCAAGCTCACCGACATAGCACGACACATCCGAGCTAAGCGGGACAGGTGCGGCGCgctggagctggaagggatcgAGATCCGAGTGCAGCTGGATGACCGACGGAATATCCATGACCTCATCCCCAAGCAGCCGCTGGAAGTGCACGAGACCGTGGCGGAATGCATGATCCTGGCCAACCACTGGGTGGCGAAAAGAATTTCCGAGGATTTTCCCCACCAAGCTCTCCTGCGGCAACACCCTCCACCAAGACAGGAATTCTTCACTGAGCTTCGGGAATGTGCCAGTGCCAAAGGCTTCTCAATAGACACACG GTCTaacaaagctttggctgagtcTCTGGACAGAGCAAACGACCCCTCGGATCCCATTGTGAACAAACTGCTGCGCTCCATGGCCACCCACGCCATGTCCAACGCCCTGTACTTCTCAACTGGTTCTTGTCCCGAGGAGCAGTTTCATCATTATG GGCTGGCCCTAGAGAAATACACTCACTTCACTTCTCCCATCAGGAGATACGCTGACATTGTTGTGCACAGGCTCTTGATGGCAGCGACCCTGAAGGGAACCACAGGGGATGCTAAGGATAACATAATCAGTAACAAGTATCTTGAGGAGCTGTCCAGACACATTAATAACAGGAATCGG GCAGCGCAGCGTGCTCAGAAGCAGTCCACAGAGCTCTTCCAGTGCATGTACTTCCGAGACAGGAGCGCCGAGAGCGACGAGCGCTGCGTGGCCGACGGGGTCGTCTACTCCATCCGCACCAACGGCGTGCTCGTCTTCGTCCCCCG ATATGGAATCAAAGGTGCTGCCTACATGAAAAACAAAGAGGGCTTGGTCATCTCCTGtcaaggggctgggagctgccagtgGAAGCCTGGGTCCCTCCATCGCTCTCAGCATAAAATCACCTCCACTACAACTACTGGAGACTCGGTGACCTTGAGCCTTTTCGATCACATCACA GTGAGAATCCTTGTGCAGACTTCCCGCTGCCACGCTGACACTATCAAGCTGGAAATCATCAGGAACGCACCGCACCACACTGCGGACACAGAGGCCACCCAGAAGAGTTTCCATGTGGTGAAATCTGATTTGGTGAAAGAAGTCAGCCAGTCTGCAGAGGAAGCCCAGAGTGCCCAAGAGAGAGCCAGGGTGGAAGTGATGGATGAGGAGTCCCAGGAGTTCTGCCAGACCAAGGGGCCCAGCCTGtaccagctgctggaggagatccgggagctggcactgctggatgTGACAGAGGACATCACGATGTGA